Proteins encoded by one window of Mariniplasma anaerobium:
- the nagB gene encoding glucosamine-6-phosphate deaminase — protein sequence MKIIKCEDYAAVSQKASEIVINQIKTKANSVLGLATGSTPLKLYDNLVKAYQNKEISFKYILSYNLDEYIGIDRNHSQSYYQYMHQHLFSLVDMDEKNVHIPNNDVNRIDEIAELYNIDLNKHQIDLQILGIGSNGHIGFNEPGTPLGNETFIVELDEQTRKDNMRFFNSLEEVPKYAITMGIKNIMKSKKIILMASGIEKADAVYHMIHGRVTDELPASVLQLHPDVVVIVDKLAASKL from the coding sequence ATGAAAATTATAAAATGTGAAGATTATGCAGCTGTAAGTCAAAAGGCTAGTGAGATTGTAATTAATCAAATTAAAACAAAAGCTAATAGTGTTTTGGGACTTGCAACAGGATCAACACCACTAAAATTATATGATAATTTAGTTAAAGCATATCAAAATAAAGAAATTAGTTTTAAATATATCTTAAGTTATAATCTTGATGAATATATAGGTATTGATAGAAATCACTCTCAAAGTTATTATCAATATATGCATCAACACCTTTTTAGTTTAGTTGATATGGACGAAAAAAATGTTCATATCCCAAATAATGATGTAAATCGAATTGATGAAATTGCAGAATTATATAATATAGATTTAAATAAACATCAAATTGATTTACAAATTTTAGGAATAGGCAGCAATGGACATATTGGATTCAATGAACCAGGAACACCACTTGGAAATGAAACCTTTATTGTTGAGTTAGATGAACAAACTAGAAAAGATAATATGAGATTTTTTAATTCATTAGAAGAAGTTCCTAAATATGCTATTACGATGGGTATTAAAAATATCATGAAAAGTAAAAAAATAATTTTAATGGCAAGTGGCATAGAAAAAGCAGATGCTGTTTATCATATGATTCACGGAAGAGTCACTGACGAACTACCTGCTTCAGTATTGCAATTACATCCAGATGTAGTTGTTATTGTTGATAAGTTAGCTGCCAGCAAATTATAA
- the murQ gene encoding N-acetylmuramic acid 6-phosphate etherase → MVDISKISTEKRNIKTKNIDLVSTKEILELINNEDKTVPLAVEKVIDQIAKVVDVVTNAFTNGGRLFYIGAGTSGRLGVLDASECPPTFGVSEDLVVGIIAGGDTALRTAIEGIEDSKAAAVMDLEKHHLNKNDVLVGIAASGRTPYVVGGVEYANKIGCITACVTTSSDSEIASIAKYPIEAITGAEPLTGSTRMKSGTAQKLILNMITTASMVKIGKVYENLMIDVQMNNDKLISRAQIIVTEVTGVSTEIAQKYLDKYGSVKFAIFAIMSKIEDPKKIEELLDRHHGNIRESLKYNV, encoded by the coding sequence ATGGTAGATATAAGTAAAATAAGCACTGAGAAGAGAAATATTAAAACAAAGAATATTGATTTGGTTTCGACTAAAGAAATATTAGAATTGATTAATAACGAGGATAAAACAGTTCCACTTGCAGTGGAAAAAGTTATTGATCAGATTGCTAAAGTTGTAGATGTTGTTACAAATGCATTTACAAACGGAGGTCGTCTATTTTATATCGGAGCTGGAACCTCAGGACGTCTAGGTGTATTAGATGCAAGTGAATGTCCACCTACTTTTGGTGTGTCCGAAGATTTAGTTGTAGGTATTATTGCAGGTGGAGATACCGCATTAAGAACTGCAATCGAAGGTATAGAAGATTCTAAAGCTGCAGCAGTGATGGATTTAGAAAAACATCATTTAAATAAAAATGATGTATTAGTTGGGATTGCTGCTAGTGGAAGAACGCCATATGTCGTTGGTGGGGTTGAGTATGCAAATAAAATCGGATGCATTACTGCATGTGTCACTACAAGTTCTGATTCAGAGATTGCAAGCATCGCTAAATATCCTATAGAAGCCATTACTGGAGCAGAACCATTAACTGGTTCAACAAGAATGAAAAGTGGTACAGCTCAAAAACTCATCCTTAATATGATAACAACAGCATCTATGGTTAAAATAGGGAAAGTCTATGAAAATTTGATGATTGATGTTCAAATGAATAATGACAAATTAATTTCAAGAGCACAAATTATTGTTACAGAAGTTACAGGCGTGTCAACAGAAATTGCACAAAAATATTTAGACAAATATGGATCAGTTAAATTTGCGATTTTCGCTATCATGAGCAAAATAGAAGATCCCAAAAAAATAGAAGAACTTCTAGATAGACATCATGGAAATATTAGGGAGTCTTTAAAATACAACGTTTAG
- a CDS encoding BadF/BadG/BcrA/BcrD ATPase family protein produces the protein MSKYIIGIDGGGTKTLGVLYDIKGNELKRSTSGFTNFNIDLNKAKENMLDVLDKLTIEIKPSDELFIQMGISGYSKIKDKIAYEDEIGNRYHATASLESDVLIALYDVKKDQEVNVIMVIGGTGSVLMYSDQYRLEQVGGFGHLLGDEGSAYHLSISALKMIISTYEDTNTYDEFSTKILNHLNIHDQFDVRDYVYNNDKTTIANLAKFISQIAIDGNEKAKDLINDEAKHLARQTIKAYLKLQEKDKVIIALRGGFLTNAPFVKQTLIKELEMSIKDFEINEGTDSPVKGAYYLSLLKLSKG, from the coding sequence ATGAGTAAATATATTATTGGTATAGATGGTGGAGGAACAAAAACTTTAGGTGTCTTATATGATATAAAAGGCAATGAATTAAAAAGAAGTACATCAGGCTTTACAAATTTTAATATTGATTTGAATAAAGCAAAAGAAAATATGCTAGATGTACTAGATAAATTAACTATTGAAATAAAGCCATCTGATGAACTATTCATACAAATGGGAATATCTGGTTACTCTAAGATAAAAGATAAAATCGCATATGAAGATGAGATAGGAAACAGATATCATGCAACAGCAAGTCTAGAAAGTGATGTTTTAATTGCATTATATGATGTAAAAAAAGATCAAGAAGTTAATGTGATTATGGTCATTGGTGGCACAGGAAGTGTCCTTATGTATAGTGATCAATATCGATTGGAACAAGTTGGTGGATTTGGACACTTACTAGGCGATGAAGGCTCAGCTTATCATTTAAGTATAAGTGCTTTAAAAATGATTATTAGTACGTATGAAGATACAAATACATATGATGAATTTTCTACAAAGATTTTAAATCATTTAAATATTCATGATCAATTTGATGTTCGAGATTATGTGTATAATAATGATAAAACAACAATTGCAAATCTAGCTAAATTTATAAGTCAAATTGCAATTGATGGGAATGAAAAGGCAAAAGATTTAATTAACGATGAAGCAAAACATTTAGCAAGACAAACGATTAAAGCATATTTAAAGTTACAAGAAAAAGATAAAGTTATTATTGCATTACGTGGAGGATTTTTAACAAATGCTCCATTTGTGAAACAAACATTAATTAAGGAATTAGAGATGAGCATAAAAGACTTTGAAATCAACGAGGGTACGGATAGTCCTGTTAAAGGCGCGTATTACTTGAGTCTTTTAAAACTTTCTAAGGGGTGA
- the nagZ gene encoding beta-N-acetylhexosaminidase, which yields MNNHKFDVNNLSLDEKIGQLLMFGFEGESINQETIEMIKTYKAGNVILFTRNIKSGEQLYNLNQDLQKQAEDHLGIPLFIAIDQEGGMVSRIQKGATFFPGAMTISANGSLESCYEVGDKMGNELKHLGINMNFAPVLDVNNNPKNPVIGVRSYSDKPEVVSLYGQAFIKGMQNHIIATGKHFPGHGDTHVDSHLALPKVEYDLERLEKVEFVPFVDAINNGLHAMMSSHIDFPHLTKDGLPTTLSKDVLTTLLREKLGFKGLIVTDGMTMKAIDNNYGSVKASLMAVEAGANIYCICHSREKQIESLAYIKQAILNREIDEKLIDQRVQLILDYKKQYVTRVDINQTYADVKDIVENKETQKFSYQIVEGAASLVKGKQLKLSNNALFIGVMPKATTIADEALGHYDIFRGIEKEIENLEIVKLPIQPSHIDILAVIEKAKAYDQLIVTTYNGNVYQEQIKMINYLSELGIEMHVISMRNPYDLYYTKHIKNYVCLYEYTPNSIKVLLKYLKGDLKLKGKVPVNYE from the coding sequence ATGAATAATCATAAATTTGATGTAAATAATTTAAGCTTAGATGAAAAAATCGGACAACTTTTAATGTTCGGTTTTGAGGGTGAGTCAATCAACCAAGAGACGATTGAAATGATCAAAACATATAAAGCTGGTAATGTTATATTATTTACGAGAAATATCAAAAGTGGAGAACAACTATATAACTTAAATCAGGATTTACAAAAACAAGCTGAAGATCATTTAGGCATCCCTTTGTTTATAGCCATTGACCAAGAAGGAGGTATGGTTTCTAGAATTCAAAAAGGCGCAACCTTTTTCCCTGGAGCTATGACTATTTCTGCAAATGGCAGTTTAGAGTCTTGTTATGAAGTTGGTGACAAGATGGGCAATGAGTTAAAACATTTAGGCATAAATATGAATTTTGCTCCAGTCTTAGATGTTAACAATAATCCAAAAAATCCAGTAATTGGAGTAAGAAGTTATTCTGATAAACCTGAAGTCGTTAGCCTTTATGGACAAGCCTTTATCAAAGGTATGCAAAACCATATAATCGCTACCGGAAAGCATTTTCCAGGTCATGGAGACACACATGTTGATTCACATTTGGCTCTACCAAAAGTTGAATATGATCTTGAGAGATTAGAAAAAGTTGAGTTTGTTCCATTTGTAGATGCCATCAATAATGGACTACATGCGATGATGAGTAGTCATATCGATTTTCCGCATTTAACTAAAGATGGATTACCAACAACTTTGTCTAAGGATGTACTAACAACTCTACTTAGAGAAAAACTAGGATTTAAAGGTTTGATTGTGACTGATGGTATGACAATGAAGGCTATCGATAATAATTATGGTTCAGTTAAAGCATCTTTAATGGCTGTAGAAGCTGGTGCTAATATATATTGTATTTGCCATTCAAGAGAAAAACAAATAGAATCTCTAGCATATATTAAACAAGCTATTTTGAATCGTGAAATTGATGAAAAGTTAATTGATCAAAGAGTTCAACTTATTCTAGATTATAAAAAACAATATGTCACACGTGTTGATATTAATCAAACATATGCAGATGTTAAAGATATTGTAGAAAACAAAGAAACACAAAAATTTAGTTATCAAATAGTTGAAGGTGCTGCAAGTCTTGTTAAAGGTAAACAACTTAAATTAAGTAATAATGCTTTATTTATTGGAGTTATGCCAAAGGCAACGACAATAGCTGATGAAGCACTAGGTCATTATGATATTTTTAGAGGTATTGAAAAAGAAATAGAAAATTTAGAAATTGTTAAGCTTCCAATTCAACCATCTCATATAGATATATTAGCAGTTATTGAAAAAGCGAAAGCTTATGACCAGTTAATTGTTACAACCTATAATGGTAATGTCTATCAAGAACAAATTAAAATGATTAATTATTTAAGTGAACTTGGTATAGAGATGCATGTGATTTCTATGAGAAATCCTTATGATTTATATTATACAAAACACATTAAAAATTATGTTTGCCTATATGAATATACACCAAACTCTATAAAAGTCTTATTAAAATATTTAAAAGGCGACTTAAAATTAAAAGGAAAGGTTCCTGTTAATTATGAGTAA
- a CDS encoding exo-beta-N-acetylmuramidase NamZ family protein, with the protein MFKVGIENIDNHLELFKNKKVGLITNPTGVNRDLKSTIDILREKTDLVSLYAPEHGVRGDLQAGVRLDTYEDKETGCMVYSLYGKNKKPSYEMLKDIDVLCFDIQDVGARFYTFLYTMAYAMMAAKEFNKKFVVFDRPNPVGGIEVEGNILDLKYRSFVGYFPIVERYGLTIGEIAQLFNQAYDINCDLEVIKMSGYTRDKDYRELDFPWVLPSPNIPTIETTYAYLATCYFEGSNLSEGRGTTKPFQIIGAPWLKSKELIRKLNDLNLEGVQFRTVYFTPTFSKHEKHLCEGVELFIKDKKKFKPVKTGISMLYLVKEMHEEFEWIPPFKEGLNKFAESLMGDDFLTKRNLSLNDILKKIEKDSEIFLKMKGQYHIYE; encoded by the coding sequence ATGTTTAAAGTAGGCATAGAAAATATAGATAATCATTTAGAACTTTTTAAAAATAAAAAAGTAGGATTGATTACTAATCCTACAGGGGTCAATCGTGATTTAAAATCCACGATAGACATTTTAAGAGAAAAAACAGATCTTGTTTCTCTTTATGCGCCTGAACATGGCGTTAGAGGAGATTTACAAGCAGGTGTTCGTTTGGATACATATGAAGATAAAGAAACAGGGTGCATGGTTTATTCTTTATATGGTAAAAATAAAAAGCCTAGTTATGAGATGTTAAAGGATATTGATGTTTTATGTTTTGATATTCAAGATGTTGGAGCTAGATTTTATACATTCTTATATACAATGGCTTATGCCATGATGGCTGCCAAAGAATTCAATAAAAAATTTGTAGTCTTTGATAGACCTAATCCTGTAGGTGGTATAGAAGTAGAGGGCAATATTTTAGATTTAAAATATCGTTCTTTTGTTGGGTATTTTCCAATCGTTGAGCGTTACGGATTAACAATTGGTGAGATTGCTCAATTATTTAACCAAGCATATGATATCAATTGTGATTTAGAAGTTATAAAAATGAGTGGATATACAAGAGATAAAGATTATAGAGAACTTGATTTTCCTTGGGTACTACCTAGTCCAAATATTCCTACGATAGAAACTACGTATGCATACTTGGCAACTTGTTACTTTGAAGGTAGTAACTTAAGTGAAGGAAGAGGGACTACTAAACCTTTTCAAATTATCGGAGCACCTTGGTTAAAAAGTAAAGAATTAATTCGTAAACTAAATGATTTAAATTTAGAAGGCGTACAATTTAGAACTGTTTATTTTACACCTACATTTTCTAAGCATGAGAAGCATTTATGTGAAGGTGTTGAATTATTTATTAAAGATAAAAAAAAGTTTAAGCCTGTTAAAACTGGCATTTCAATGCTTTATCTAGTTAAAGAAATGCATGAAGAATTTGAATGGATACCTCCATTTAAAGAAGGTCTAAATAAGTTTGCAGAGTCTCTTATGGGTGATGATTTCTTGACAAAAAGAAATTTAAGTTTAAATGATATACTTAAAAAAATAGAAAAAGACAGCGAGATTTTCTTAAAAATGAAAGGACAATATCATATCTATGAATAA
- a CDS encoding YesL family protein, which yields MVYEKTFYQKINTVADWIIRIIMLNVLMIITSLAVVTIFPSLSAGYKMFYQYVHKDEEKLFKGYFTYFIQDIGKKMGIGLILILIVGLGYLNVTYYVDLLNVNSNLLYLIGYYLTLAVLASSFVITLYTLSVIHVLPDLKLTLMFKLAFYVSGKFFLKTVLLVLTTIIPFVMLMFPFTMVLFVFSGLSIPVLLNVLITDKVVDYIEGLVKSDV from the coding sequence ATGGTATATGAAAAAACGTTTTATCAAAAAATAAATACGGTTGCTGATTGGATTATTAGAATCATTATGCTTAATGTTTTAATGATTATAACCAGTCTTGCAGTTGTAACAATATTTCCAAGTCTTTCTGCTGGATATAAAATGTTTTATCAGTATGTTCATAAAGATGAAGAGAAGTTGTTTAAAGGATATTTCACTTACTTTATTCAAGACATTGGAAAGAAAATGGGTATAGGCCTTATATTGATCTTAATTGTAGGCCTAGGTTATCTAAATGTTACATATTATGTGGATTTACTTAATGTTAATAGTAATCTATTATATTTAATTGGTTATTATTTAACTTTAGCTGTATTAGCAAGTTCATTTGTTATTACACTTTATACATTATCTGTGATTCACGTTTTACCTGATTTAAAATTAACACTTATGTTTAAATTAGCATTTTATGTTTCAGGGAAATTCTTTTTAAAAACTGTTTTATTAGTTTTGACTACGATTATTCCGTTTGTAATGTTAATGTTTCCCTTTACTATGGTTTTATTTGTTTTTTCAGGTCTTTCCATACCAGTATTATTAAATGTTTTAATTACTGATAAAGTGGTTGATTATATAGAAGGATTGGTGAAAAGTGATGTTTAA
- a CDS encoding carbohydrate ABC transporter permease, with protein sequence MKTNIIEQIRASYHGVVNDIKDPKKNAKRSRKAKAFGFSFVRSILLIGLCFVILFPTIQQILMALRAPSDVNNPAVIWIPENWSIMNIKIASIVLDYRHAVFNTFKLSAISMILQIGSTALAGYAFSRLRFKGSNILFLLVILTIVIPPQALSLAQYLYFRDLGLIGKEGSIYLMSGLGMGIRSGIFIYIFRSFFRGLPKELEESAMIDGAGVFRTFWSVMLPNARGALVTVGLFAFVWQWNDAYFVKIFEVSTQDFPLLTMRLINAAENMYAALFYTGGLSLIGQDVWENPVFLALISNVSALLMMLPLLIMYLFVQKQFVESIERTGIVG encoded by the coding sequence ATGAAAACTAATATTATTGAACAAATAAGAGCCTCTTATCATGGAGTGGTTAACGATATTAAAGACCCTAAGAAGAACGCTAAGCGTAGTAGAAAAGCTAAAGCCTTTGGATTTTCATTTGTAAGAAGTATCTTATTGATAGGATTATGTTTTGTTATTCTTTTCCCAACAATTCAACAAATACTTATGGCACTTCGTGCACCAAGTGATGTAAATAATCCAGCAGTTATATGGATTCCAGAAAACTGGAGTATTATGAATATTAAAATTGCAAGTATAGTTTTAGATTATAGACATGCAGTTTTTAATACATTTAAATTAAGTGCGATTTCAATGATTTTACAAATTGGATCAACTGCACTAGCAGGATATGCATTTTCAAGATTAAGATTTAAAGGTAGTAATATATTATTTTTACTCGTTATTTTAACGATTGTTATTCCTCCACAAGCTCTATCTCTAGCACAGTATTTATATTTTAGAGATTTAGGACTTATTGGGAAAGAAGGATCCATTTATTTAATGAGTGGATTAGGCATGGGTATCAGAAGTGGTATATTTATTTATATTTTTAGAAGTTTCTTTAGAGGATTACCTAAAGAATTAGAAGAGTCAGCAATGATTGATGGCGCTGGTGTATTTAGAACATTTTGGAGTGTTATGCTACCAAATGCAAGAGGTGCATTAGTTACAGTTGGATTATTTGCGTTTGTATGGCAATGGAATGATGCATACTTTGTTAAGATTTTTGAAGTCAGCACACAAGACTTTCCGTTACTTACTATGAGATTGATAAATGCTGCTGAAAACATGTATGCTGCATTATTCTATACAGGTGGATTAAGCCTTATTGGACAAGATGTTTGGGAAAATCCAGTGTTCTTAGCTCTAATCTCTAATGTATCTGCATTGCTTATGATGTTACCATTGCTTATTATGTATTTATTCGTACAAAAACAATTTGTTGAATCTATTGAACGTACAGGTATAGTTGGCTAG
- a CDS encoding carbohydrate ABC transporter permease, with amino-acid sequence MKKLKKPLFPRLSKIKFPEVSYKKQKLIWAAIFLLPWATGILLLFLVPFIESLRYSFFDLTPQAGEIIKEFVGFDNYLYAFNTHVTSTSSFRVELLTTTTDVIINLPVLLIFSLFIAVMLNMKFKGRAIVRAIFFVPVILNSAAVVSAVGGGEAINAILDQQGIARIFDLEFYLLQTGMAPFLITFIVGLIERIYDILALAGVPILLFLASIQSIPKHLYEAAKIEGATSYEMFWLITLPNVTPHIITVTVYALVDTFLTSSVSTIISDELNQQNWGVSSAMAWIYVATILLILIVLGAFAKFLKIGESHYEN; translated from the coding sequence ATGAAAAAACTTAAAAAGCCGCTTTTTCCTCGTCTATCAAAAATTAAATTTCCCGAAGTGAGTTATAAAAAGCAAAAATTAATTTGGGCAGCAATATTCTTGTTGCCATGGGCAACTGGGATCTTGTTATTATTCCTAGTTCCATTTATTGAATCATTGAGATACTCTTTCTTTGATTTGACGCCTCAAGCTGGAGAAATCATTAAAGAGTTTGTCGGCTTTGATAATTATTTATATGCATTTAACACGCATGTTACATCAACTTCATCATTTAGAGTTGAACTGTTAACAACGACTACAGATGTTATTATTAATCTACCAGTATTGTTAATATTCAGTTTATTCATCGCAGTTATGCTTAATATGAAGTTTAAAGGTCGTGCGATTGTTAGAGCTATATTCTTTGTACCAGTTATCTTAAACTCTGCAGCTGTAGTATCTGCAGTTGGTGGAGGAGAAGCTATTAATGCAATTTTAGATCAACAAGGTATAGCTAGAATTTTCGATTTAGAGTTCTATTTACTTCAAACAGGTATGGCTCCATTTTTAATTACATTTATAGTTGGGCTCATTGAACGTATTTATGACATCTTAGCTTTAGCTGGCGTGCCGATTCTGTTGTTCTTAGCAAGTATTCAATCTATTCCTAAGCATTTATATGAAGCAGCCAAGATTGAAGGAGCAACTTCTTATGAAATGTTTTGGTTAATAACGCTACCTAACGTAACACCACATATCATTACTGTTACAGTTTATGCTTTAGTTGACACATTCTTGACATCATCAGTATCAACAATTATTAGTGATGAGTTGAATCAACAAAACTGGGGTGTATCATCTGCAATGGCATGGATTTATGTAGCAACTATTTTACTTATATTAATCGTATTAGGCGCCTTTGCTAAATTCCTAAAGATAGGAGAGTCGCATTATGAAAACTAA
- a CDS encoding DUF5696 domain-containing protein, with the protein MNIKKIVIVILILGIGALYLFAFNMKSSEMITSEVRAFDSENFTDASGLFNQNRLVASNATFELYLDETTSYFKVVDLRNSEVYLSNPIEDDPWESNPAKTITNSALEKQKSTMEIQYFNQAGSLTSINNYGLSIYHPSSILNDEGERSFGIKYIEDGVQIKYIIEDLEVDYLYFPKYLEKDVMEAMDDFSILNRIAYTGFDEERQLYEIVQYQDMSRLVKRRLYSIFYEDMDYTRERAIEENESYGYFEQFEKVRFEVAVEIKLTDQGVKTTILRDSIVETEAVKIAKISLYPLFGTAVSVKDNPEFLTDPEAEPYIDTQGYIVLPDGSGAIINFNNNKYFQNAYNKRLYGNDLGLLPYKMAEQQQKISIPVYGMVKENGGFAAIITQGDAMAWINADVSGRIDSYNKVYSSFSLREVESVVIGSGFNTYGVDLWTEDIVHTDFTVDYTFLEGDSNNYVGIAKTFQDYLIDNYDLTKKDDTTQTVLTAEFIGAYDRKEFFLGIPYYTNESMTTFDQALEIVDLLEQRDITTLNVLYQGAINGGLSQDLNDHVKFESTLGGKKDYISLDENLNALGIDLYQSVSLMTAKDYNKMFDQFRYTASRIQGSHALMFNYHYPSRLPYSETPYEHSGDQYVINPLYYDAIYDRFIDDYEFDHVSFALLGSMITGHYSDSQTIYKQDSILIQQQFLEQVNQDMMFEDPLYYAYAYASYLTNMPVETTLYSIIDDQIPLLQLILSGYVDYSSNSINLANDRSVDYQFLKMIESGSNLKYTLTYDDSRELLNTEYNYYMSTDYNNWLDVIEEQVNELDALKLYEGSLVNHEILQKNVYRVTYSNGLKIILNYNLSDVIIGTDVIPSLGYFVEEGA; encoded by the coding sequence ATGAACATAAAGAAAATCGTTATCGTCATTTTAATCTTAGGTATTGGCGCTTTATATCTATTCGCTTTTAATATGAAATCATCTGAAATGATTACAAGTGAAGTCAGAGCATTTGACAGTGAAAATTTCACAGATGCTTCAGGCCTATTTAACCAAAATAGACTTGTCGCTTCTAATGCAACATTCGAATTGTATTTAGACGAAACAACTTCATATTTTAAAGTTGTTGATTTAAGAAATTCAGAGGTTTATCTATCTAATCCTATTGAAGATGATCCATGGGAATCAAATCCTGCTAAAACAATAACAAATTCAGCATTAGAAAAACAAAAATCAACAATGGAAATACAATACTTCAATCAAGCTGGGTCACTAACTTCGATTAATAATTATGGATTAAGTATCTATCACCCTTCTAGCATTTTGAATGATGAAGGTGAAAGATCTTTTGGTATTAAATATATTGAAGATGGTGTACAAATAAAATATATCATTGAAGACTTAGAAGTCGATTATTTATATTTCCCTAAATATCTTGAAAAAGATGTGATGGAAGCAATGGATGATTTTAGCATTCTTAATCGTATTGCATATACTGGATTTGATGAAGAACGTCAATTGTATGAAATTGTACAATATCAAGATATGAGTCGTCTAGTTAAAAGACGGTTATATAGTATATTTTATGAAGACATGGATTACACAAGAGAGCGTGCAATTGAAGAAAATGAATCTTATGGATATTTTGAACAATTTGAAAAAGTTAGATTTGAAGTTGCAGTAGAAATCAAATTAACCGATCAAGGCGTTAAAACAACTATATTAAGAGATTCTATCGTAGAAACAGAAGCAGTTAAAATCGCTAAGATTTCTTTATATCCATTATTTGGAACTGCCGTTTCAGTAAAAGATAATCCAGAATTTTTAACTGATCCTGAAGCTGAACCATACATTGATACACAAGGATATATTGTCCTACCTGATGGTAGTGGTGCAATTATTAATTTTAATAACAATAAATATTTTCAAAATGCATATAACAAACGATTATATGGAAACGATTTAGGACTTCTACCATATAAAATGGCAGAACAGCAACAAAAAATAAGCATACCGGTTTATGGTATGGTCAAAGAAAACGGTGGGTTTGCAGCTATTATCACCCAAGGTGATGCAATGGCTTGGATTAACGCCGATGTATCAGGAAGAATAGATTCTTATAATAAGGTTTATTCATCATTTTCACTTAGAGAAGTTGAATCAGTAGTCATCGGTTCTGGATTTAATACATACGGAGTTGATTTATGGACAGAAGATATTGTTCATACTGATTTTACTGTTGATTATACATTCCTTGAAGGCGATAGCAACAATTATGTAGGCATAGCCAAGACTTTTCAAGATTATTTAATAGATAATTATGATTTAACAAAGAAAGATGATACAACACAAACTGTATTGACTGCTGAGTTTATTGGTGCCTATGATCGTAAAGAGTTTTTCTTAGGTATTCCATACTATACAAATGAATCTATGACTACTTTTGATCAAGCGCTAGAAATCGTTGATTTACTAGAACAAAGAGATATTACAACACTTAATGTTTTATATCAAGGTGCGATTAATGGTGGATTAAGTCAAGATTTAAATGATCATGTTAAGTTTGAATCAACGCTTGGTGGTAAAAAAGATTACATATCACTTGATGAAAATTTAAATGCATTAGGTATTGATTTATATCAATCTGTTAGTTTAATGACAGCAAAAGATTATAATAAAATGTTTGATCAATTTAGATATACAGCAAGTAGAATTCAAGGCAGCCATGCATTGATGTTTAACTATCATTATCCATCAAGACTTCCTTATTCAGAAACACCTTATGAGCATAGTGGAGATCAATATGTGATTAATCCACTATATTATGATGCGATTTATGATAGATTTATTGATGATTATGAATTTGATCATGTATCATTTGCATTACTAGGTTCAATGATTACTGGACATTACTCAGATAGTCAAACTATATATAAACAAGATAGTATTTTGATTCAACAACAATTCTTAGAACAAGTTAATCAAGATATGATGTTTGAAGATCCCCTATATTATGCATATGCATATGCTTCATATTTAACAAATATGCCTGTTGAAACAACACTTTATTCAATTATTGATGATCAAATTCCTTTATTACAATTGATTTTATCAGGATATGTTGATTATTCATCTAATAGTATTAATTTAGCAAATGATAGATCAGTTGACTATCAATTCTTAAAAATGATTGAATCAGGATCAAATCTAAAATACACATTAACTTATGATGATTCAAGAGAATTGTTAAATACAGAATATAACTATTATATGTCTACTGATTATAATAATTGGTTAGATGTTATTGAAGAACAAGTAAATGAACTTGATGCATTAAAACTTTATGAAGGTTCATTGGTTAATCATGAAATTTTACAGAAAAATGTTTATAGAGTCACATATTCAAATGGATTAAAAATTATTTTAAACTATAACTTAAGCGATGTCATCATAGGTACTGATGTTATTCCTAGTCTAGGTTATTTTGTAGAGGAGGGCGCATAA